A window of Photobacterium sp. GJ3 contains these coding sequences:
- a CDS encoding murein L,D-transpeptidase codes for MLIGFTALLSTASVFAEEGMIRPVAVPTAIVSASVFTPQLGRHGLADLTLHSSRSLCPAQTDQLCFPDKLQNLYASHEFMPVWLDESLVEEFFLQLSALAESDRVPGMMQRLQELKQLRADRDSRGFDLLASDTYLVYQAVIAKMERDPSSLYRSAVFQLTAQDQLSIPAFSLPVSMAQLQQLRPVEENFQRLVAQMNVLEQQAPHGVHLSGRPAIEFGDPIPRGEKLAKMLNVYGDLSDQDYTNLASAQPEDAAAGIIRIGDPYANRGVLHEAIRRFQQRHGLQDDGIIGPATARNLTRSYQQVAQLLALNMQRSRALQRHYPGEVLQVNIPEFMLRILDEDKVVFESKVIVGRSQRPTYLFSSAINHMVVNPTWNVPETIKEEDVIPSLKRSPDYLAQHNMRMVSRWSDAGSIDPSQIDWSTVSASNFPYEFQQRPGPSNALGQVKFMMPNDYSIYLHDTPAKRLFNRSKRDFSSGCVRVERAHDLANYLLERQRAGQSASYQNLLRKRTTATINLRKTLAVDFIYRTAWLDDQGRLQIREDIYGYDDESSVPAEHDYIAMNRYR; via the coding sequence TTGTTGATTGGTTTTACGGCCTTGCTTTCGACCGCGTCCGTGTTTGCCGAGGAGGGGATGATCCGGCCTGTTGCTGTGCCCACGGCGATCGTCTCTGCCAGTGTATTCACCCCTCAGTTGGGGCGGCATGGTTTAGCTGATCTGACCTTGCACAGCTCACGGTCGCTTTGTCCGGCACAGACGGATCAGCTCTGTTTCCCTGATAAGTTACAGAATCTTTATGCGAGCCATGAATTCATGCCTGTCTGGCTGGATGAAAGTCTTGTGGAGGAGTTTTTCCTGCAACTGTCGGCACTGGCGGAAAGTGACCGGGTTCCGGGGATGATGCAGCGATTGCAGGAATTGAAGCAACTCCGGGCGGATCGGGATTCAAGAGGATTTGATCTCTTGGCCTCGGATACCTATCTAGTTTATCAGGCCGTGATTGCAAAAATGGAACGGGATCCCAGCTCACTGTACCGGTCTGCAGTATTTCAGCTGACAGCACAGGATCAGTTAAGCATCCCGGCATTCAGCTTGCCAGTCTCGATGGCTCAGTTACAACAGCTCCGGCCGGTGGAGGAGAATTTCCAACGACTGGTTGCGCAGATGAATGTACTGGAGCAGCAAGCCCCCCATGGTGTTCACCTCTCTGGCAGGCCTGCGATAGAATTTGGTGATCCGATCCCGCGTGGTGAAAAGCTGGCAAAAATGCTGAATGTGTATGGGGATTTGTCTGACCAGGACTATACCAACCTGGCTTCCGCCCAGCCTGAAGATGCCGCCGCTGGCATCATTCGGATTGGCGATCCTTATGCCAACCGTGGGGTTCTACATGAAGCGATTCGCCGTTTCCAACAGCGTCACGGATTGCAGGATGATGGCATTATTGGTCCTGCAACCGCCCGCAATCTGACACGTTCCTACCAGCAGGTGGCGCAGTTACTGGCGCTGAATATGCAGCGAAGCCGTGCTTTGCAGCGTCATTATCCGGGGGAGGTGCTGCAGGTGAATATTCCTGAATTCATGCTGCGGATACTGGATGAAGATAAAGTTGTGTTTGAGTCAAAAGTGATTGTCGGACGCAGCCAACGGCCAACTTACTTATTCTCCTCTGCGATCAATCATATGGTGGTGAATCCGACCTGGAATGTGCCGGAAACGATTAAAGAAGAAGATGTGATCCCAAGCCTGAAGCGTTCACCGGATTATCTGGCGCAACATAATATGAGAATGGTCTCCAGATGGAGTGATGCTGGATCCATTGATCCCAGCCAGATCGACTGGAGCACGGTGTCGGCCAGTAACTTCCCGTATGAATTTCAGCAGCGGCCCGGTCCAAGCAATGCTTTAGGTCAGGTGAAGTTTATGATGCCCAATGATTATTCAATCTATTTGCACGATACCCCGGCAAAACGTTTGTTCAACCGAAGTAAACGTGACTTCAGCTCGGGTTGTGTCCGGGTGGAACGTGCACATGATTTGGCTAATTATTTGCTGGAACGTCAACGGGCAGGGCAAAGTGCCAGCTATCAGAACCTGCTGCGCAAGCGCACGACAGCAACCATCAATTTGAGAAAAACACTGGCTGTTGATTTCATTTATCGTACCGCCTGGCTGGATGATCAGGGGCGGCTGCAAATCCGGGAGGATATCTATGGTTATGATGATGAATCCTCAGTGCCTGCAGAGCACGATTATATTGCGATGAATCGTTATCGTTGA
- the folE gene encoding GTP cyclohydrolase I FolE: protein MTALSESALKVRQALEARGLETPMTDKVVDQAEKKERIEYHMREILELLSLDLTDDSLMDTPKRIAKMYVDEIFSGLDYANFPKITVIDNKMNCDEMVRVKDITLTSTCEHHLVTIDGKATVAYIPRGKIIGLSKINRIVRFFAQRPQVQERMTQQILVALQTLLESDDVAVRIDATHYCVKARGVMDQTSETTTTALGGIFKRIPATRAEFLHGLR, encoded by the coding sequence ATGACAGCATTAAGCGAATCAGCATTGAAAGTCCGTCAGGCGCTTGAAGCACGTGGGCTGGAAACACCGATGACAGATAAAGTCGTCGATCAGGCCGAGAAAAAAGAGCGTATCGAATACCACATGCGTGAGATTCTGGAGTTGCTGTCTCTGGATCTGACGGATGACAGTCTGATGGATACCCCAAAACGCATCGCGAAGATGTATGTGGATGAAATCTTCTCCGGATTGGATTATGCCAACTTTCCGAAAATCACAGTGATTGATAATAAAATGAACTGTGACGAAATGGTTCGTGTGAAAGACATTACGCTAACCAGCACCTGTGAACACCATTTAGTGACCATTGATGGCAAGGCGACCGTCGCGTATATCCCACGCGGGAAAATTATCGGTTTGTCTAAAATTAACCGGATTGTGCGTTTCTTTGCACAGCGACCGCAAGTTCAGGAGCGCATGACACAACAAATCCTGGTTGCGTTACAAACGCTGCTGGAAAGTGATGATGTTGCCGTGCGTATTGATGCGACCCATTATTGTGTCAAAGCCCGGGGTGTGATGGATCAAACCAGCGAGACAACTACAACAGCGCTTGGTGGTATTTTTAAACGTATTCCTGCAACTCGGGCGGAGTTCCTGCACGGTTTACGTTAA
- the moeA gene encoding molybdopterin molybdotransferase MoeA — protein sequence MGVCEAPGLMPVEEAIQRMLDVVQPISHTTHLPLEETLGRVLAADVISPINVPPFANSAMDGYAVKRAELDARDTLTLAGQSFAGTPFSGECQPGQCIRIMTGAELPAGTDTVIMQEETEANGDQIRFLVRPRAGDNVRPVGDDIHQGEIVVAKGTRMTARELPLIASLGIAEIPVVARPKVAFFSTGDELRPLGEPLATGQIYDSNRYGIRALLKQFGCEVLDLGIIPDDPVQLDAAFTQATSAADVLITSGGVSVGEADYTKDILTKQGEVGFWKIAMKPGKPFAFGKVNETWFCGLPGNPVSAMLTLYQIVQPMLAQLSGHTQYQGPQRLPAVAGTVFKKRPGRTDFQRGIYRVNAQGQIEVVTTGNQGSGAFSSMHQANCLVILEQERGKVQPGEIVTIEPFNATMY from the coding sequence ATGGGCGTATGTGAGGCACCAGGCCTGATGCCGGTTGAAGAAGCAATCCAAAGAATGCTGGATGTTGTCCAACCCATCAGCCATACAACACACTTACCACTTGAAGAGACCCTTGGACGAGTCCTCGCTGCTGATGTGATTTCGCCCATCAATGTCCCGCCTTTCGCCAATTCCGCCATGGATGGTTACGCGGTGAAACGGGCTGAACTCGATGCCCGTGACACACTGACACTGGCAGGCCAGTCTTTCGCGGGTACCCCGTTTTCCGGTGAATGTCAGCCCGGTCAATGTATCCGCATCATGACAGGTGCTGAATTACCCGCGGGTACAGATACCGTGATCATGCAGGAAGAAACCGAAGCGAATGGCGATCAAATCCGCTTTCTGGTTCGCCCGCGCGCTGGCGACAATGTCCGCCCCGTCGGTGATGATATTCACCAGGGAGAAATCGTCGTTGCCAAAGGGACCCGAATGACGGCAAGAGAGCTTCCCTTAATTGCTTCGCTGGGCATTGCGGAAATCCCGGTGGTTGCGCGTCCGAAAGTGGCCTTCTTCTCCACCGGCGATGAACTGCGCCCGCTGGGTGAACCGCTTGCTACCGGACAAATTTACGACAGTAACCGGTACGGCATTCGCGCACTGCTGAAACAGTTTGGATGTGAGGTACTGGATCTGGGCATCATTCCGGACGATCCGGTGCAACTCGACGCAGCATTTACCCAAGCCACCAGCGCGGCAGATGTGTTGATTACTTCAGGGGGTGTAAGCGTCGGCGAAGCCGACTACACCAAGGATATTCTGACCAAACAAGGCGAAGTTGGCTTCTGGAAAATTGCCATGAAGCCCGGCAAACCTTTTGCGTTCGGAAAAGTGAATGAAACCTGGTTCTGCGGGCTGCCTGGCAATCCCGTTTCCGCCATGCTGACCCTGTATCAGATTGTCCAGCCAATGCTGGCACAGCTTTCAGGCCATACTCAGTATCAGGGGCCGCAACGCCTGCCTGCTGTCGCTGGCACCGTTTTCAAAAAACGTCCGGGGCGAACAGACTTCCAGCGCGGGATCTACCGGGTGAATGCGCAGGGCCAGATTGAAGTCGTAACCACAGGCAATCAGGGGTCCGGGGCATTCAGTTCCATGCATCAGGCGAACTGTCTGGTGATTCTGGAACAGGAACGCGGCAAGGTTCAGCCCGGTGAAATCGTGACGATTGAGCCCTTCAACGCCACCATGTATTAA
- the moeB gene encoding molybdopterin-synthase adenylyltransferase MoeB — protein MEELSDQEMLRYNRQIILRQFDFEGQEALKAARVLILGAGGLGCAASQYLVAAGTGHITLIDDDKVELSNLQRQVLHHDETVGMLKVESAKLALTRLNPHSQIDTIAERLDDAALLALIQSHTLVVDCSDNLLTRNQLNRLCHQTQTPLVSGAAIRMEGQVCVFTYQAEEPCYACLSSLFGEQNLTCVEAGVMSPLVGIIGAVQAMEAIKVISAMGTPVTGKILMLDAMTMHWQEMKLMKQPACPVCN, from the coding sequence ATGGAAGAATTATCTGATCAGGAAATGCTGCGCTATAACCGGCAAATAATTTTGCGGCAATTTGATTTTGAAGGACAGGAGGCACTGAAAGCCGCCCGAGTCCTGATTCTTGGCGCTGGTGGCTTAGGCTGTGCTGCCAGCCAGTATCTGGTCGCAGCAGGCACTGGTCACATCACCCTGATCGATGACGATAAAGTTGAACTGTCAAACCTGCAACGGCAAGTGCTGCATCACGATGAAACCGTTGGCATGCTGAAAGTTGAATCGGCAAAACTGGCGCTGACACGGCTGAACCCGCACAGTCAGATCGACACCATTGCTGAACGATTGGATGACGCCGCCCTGCTGGCTTTGATTCAATCGCACACCCTGGTTGTCGATTGCTCTGATAATTTGCTAACCCGAAATCAGCTCAACCGCTTGTGCCATCAAACGCAGACGCCTCTGGTGTCTGGTGCCGCCATTCGCATGGAAGGTCAGGTTTGTGTCTTCACCTATCAAGCGGAAGAACCCTGTTATGCCTGCCTGAGCAGCTTGTTCGGAGAACAGAATCTAACTTGTGTTGAAGCCGGTGTCATGTCGCCGCTGGTCGGTATCATCGGAGCCGTTCAGGCCATGGAAGCCATTAAAGTGATTTCAGCCATGGGAACGCCTGTCACCGGAAAAATTCTGATGTTGGATGCCATGACCATGCACTGGCAGGAAATGAAGTTAATGAAACAGCCCGCCTGTCCGGTGTGCAACTGA
- a CDS encoding ABC transporter substrate-binding protein, whose amino-acid sequence MQGMKMKALAAGITLLLSGATFAAEVPAGVQLADKQEIVWSLGTEVPTLDPTMTTDDSSSKVISDLFDGLVTEDTEGNIIPALASHWETSADGKTVTFHLRDGLQWSNGEPLTAADFVYSFQRNADPASAAPYSWYLATANILNAVEITDGKKAKETLGVKALDEHTVQFTLTQPTPYFVKTLSHPSTFPVYRKVVEQFGDNWTRPEHIVSSGAYTLTNWVVNERIDLVRNPKYWNDAKTVINKAAYLAIENQTAEYNRYRTGEIDITSTFPLEQYKQIKKERPDELLTMPSLATYYYLFNLEKKPFDDVRVRKALAYAIDRDVVTKIILGQGQIPAYGVTPPAVAGFDAPVLPWSKLNQKERNQKAKALLAEAGFSKDKPLKFELVYNTNEAHKKLALAMMSMWKQSLPVEVDLANQEWKTFLEKLAQKDFGLARYAWVGDYNEASTFLSYFESKGMNYSRWANPAYDQAMANALAATSETERNKFYQEAERIFSEEMPAIPLYFYTKTVVKSPKVGGYSTTNASAYRYTRDLYLMK is encoded by the coding sequence ATGCAAGGAATGAAGATGAAAGCACTGGCAGCAGGGATTACGCTGCTGCTCTCTGGTGCAACTTTTGCCGCCGAAGTCCCGGCTGGCGTTCAATTAGCAGATAAACAGGAAATCGTCTGGAGCCTGGGCACTGAGGTGCCAACGCTTGATCCGACCATGACTACAGATGACTCCAGCAGCAAAGTCATCAGCGATCTGTTTGACGGTCTGGTCACAGAAGATACGGAAGGGAATATTATTCCGGCTTTAGCGTCGCACTGGGAAACCTCAGCGGACGGTAAAACCGTGACTTTCCATCTGCGAGACGGCCTGCAATGGTCAAATGGTGAACCCCTGACGGCTGCCGATTTTGTGTATAGCTTTCAGCGAAATGCTGATCCGGCGTCAGCAGCGCCTTATTCCTGGTATCTGGCAACAGCCAATATCCTGAATGCAGTTGAAATCACAGACGGCAAAAAAGCAAAAGAAACGCTGGGCGTGAAAGCGTTGGATGAACACACCGTCCAGTTCACGTTAACGCAGCCAACGCCTTATTTTGTGAAAACACTGTCTCATCCATCGACTTTCCCGGTGTACCGGAAGGTTGTTGAGCAATTTGGTGACAACTGGACACGTCCGGAACATATTGTCAGTTCTGGTGCATACACGCTGACCAACTGGGTTGTGAATGAGCGGATTGATCTGGTGCGAAATCCGAAATATTGGAATGACGCCAAAACAGTGATCAATAAAGCGGCTTACCTCGCGATTGAAAACCAAACGGCTGAATACAACCGCTACCGAACCGGTGAAATCGATATTACATCGACTTTCCCGCTGGAACAGTATAAGCAGATCAAAAAAGAGCGTCCGGATGAGTTACTGACCATGCCGTCGCTGGCGACTTACTACTATCTGTTCAATTTAGAGAAGAAACCGTTTGATGATGTCCGTGTGCGGAAAGCTCTGGCGTATGCCATTGATCGGGATGTGGTAACGAAGATTATTCTGGGTCAGGGGCAGATTCCTGCTTACGGTGTGACGCCTCCTGCAGTGGCTGGTTTTGATGCCCCGGTATTGCCTTGGTCCAAACTGAACCAGAAAGAGCGGAATCAGAAAGCAAAAGCATTGCTGGCTGAAGCGGGCTTCAGTAAAGATAAGCCGCTGAAATTTGAGCTGGTTTACAACACTAATGAAGCGCATAAAAAACTTGCGCTGGCAATGATGTCCATGTGGAAGCAAAGCCTGCCGGTTGAAGTGGATCTGGCGAATCAGGAATGGAAAACGTTCTTAGAAAAGCTGGCACAGAAAGATTTTGGTCTGGCTCGTTATGCCTGGGTGGGAGATTACAACGAAGCGTCGACTTTCCTGTCTTACTTTGAAAGCAAAGGGATGAACTATTCCCGTTGGGCTAACCCGGCGTATGATCAGGCTATGGCCAATGCACTGGCGGCAACATCGGAAACAGAACGGAACAAGTTTTATCAGGAAGCCGAGCGGATTTTCTCGGAAGAGATGCCTGCGATTCCGCTTTATTTCTATACCAAAACCGTCGTAAAGTCGCCGAAAGTCGGGGGATATTCGACCACAAATGCATCAGCATACCGATATACACGTGATCTGTACCTGATGAAGTAA
- a CDS encoding S1 RNA-binding domain-containing protein, whose amino-acid sequence MIKIGQFNTLEVVKMVDFGVFLDGGEDFGNILLPKSSVPEGTSLGDTLEVFVYFDSNDEIIATTKQPLAQVGDFVQLKVVGISGVGAFVDWGLEKDLLVPFSEQRRRLEVDQKIMVRVYTDKASGRIVGSTKFNRFLDKTPPQYQVGQEVQVLIAEVSDLGYKAVIEDQHWGLIFKTESFGKLFVGKRLKAYIKEIRADGKISLSLQKAGKAKVDDLADKILSELARQGGFIALSDKSSPEDIFQVFRTSKATFKKTIGGLYKKGLIVIENGGIRLNDN is encoded by the coding sequence ATGATTAAAATTGGTCAGTTCAACACGTTAGAAGTCGTAAAAATGGTAGATTTTGGCGTGTTTCTGGATGGTGGTGAGGATTTTGGCAATATTTTGCTGCCGAAGTCGTCCGTTCCTGAAGGAACATCTCTGGGAGATACGCTGGAAGTATTCGTCTATTTCGACTCGAATGATGAGATCATTGCAACAACCAAACAACCGCTGGCTCAAGTGGGTGATTTTGTGCAGCTCAAGGTTGTGGGCATTTCTGGCGTCGGCGCTTTTGTCGACTGGGGGCTGGAGAAAGATCTGCTGGTGCCATTCAGTGAGCAGCGTCGTCGTCTGGAAGTCGACCAGAAGATTATGGTACGCGTTTATACGGACAAAGCTTCTGGCCGCATTGTCGGTTCCACCAAATTTAACCGCTTTCTGGACAAAACACCGCCACAGTATCAAGTCGGCCAGGAAGTTCAGGTGCTGATCGCAGAAGTGTCTGACCTGGGTTATAAAGCCGTGATTGAAGATCAGCACTGGGGTCTGATCTTCAAAACTGAATCGTTCGGCAAACTGTTTGTCGGTAAACGTTTGAAAGCCTACATCAAAGAAATTCGGGCTGATGGCAAAATCAGTCTGTCGCTGCAAAAAGCCGGTAAGGCAAAAGTTGATGATTTAGCGGATAAAATTCTGTCTGAGCTGGCACGGCAGGGTGGTTTTATTGCACTGAGCGATAAATCCTCACCGGAAGATATTTTCCAGGTGTTCCGGACCAGCAAAGCGACCTTCAAGAAAACGATCGGTGGTCTCTATAAGAAAGGACTGATCGTGATCGAAAATGGTGGCATTCGTCTCAACGATAACTAA
- a CDS encoding YdiU family protein has product MRKLSELIFNNTYSELPSHFGTRVIPQPLDNPYLVSVNPLICDLLELDPAEAGTADFVDVFTGNDDLPGFEPLAMKYTGHQFGQYNPDLGDGRGLLMGETLTSAGKKWDIHLKGSGQTPYSRMGDGRAVLRSSIREYLASAAMKGLGIQTTHALAVFASDTPVYREKTEKGATLVRVAESHLRFGHFEYLFYTQRHDDLKLLADYLIKHHFPDLRVHTSPYAAMFQRIVDLTAVLIADWQAVGFAHGVMNTDNMSVLGLTFDYGPYGFLDDYVPGFICNHSDYTGRYAFNQQPSIAMWNLSALGYALTPLLDKEAIDTALHSYQSRLQQEYSIRMRNKLGLMARHESDSGLFSQMFDLLASQSVDYTLFFRTLTGIPAEALSESAPAFSELVSDLSPLQTWLNTYAKRLTLETQEDSARQRLMQMHNPKFILRNYLAQQAIERAENGDHQMVEDLLHVLANPYDEHPQFSHLAVKPPQWGKTLEISCSS; this is encoded by the coding sequence ATGCGAAAACTCTCCGAACTGATTTTCAATAACACTTACAGTGAGTTACCCAGCCATTTCGGGACACGCGTGATCCCACAACCTTTGGATAACCCTTATCTGGTCAGTGTAAATCCTCTCATCTGCGATCTGCTTGAGCTGGACCCGGCAGAAGCCGGCACTGCCGATTTCGTGGATGTGTTTACCGGCAATGACGATTTGCCCGGGTTTGAACCGCTGGCCATGAAGTATACCGGCCATCAATTTGGCCAGTATAATCCGGACCTTGGGGATGGACGGGGGTTACTCATGGGTGAAACGCTGACCTCCGCCGGAAAAAAATGGGATATTCACCTGAAAGGTTCCGGGCAGACGCCTTATTCCCGTATGGGAGACGGACGCGCCGTGCTGCGCTCCAGTATTCGGGAATATCTGGCCAGCGCAGCCATGAAAGGACTGGGGATTCAAACTACCCATGCGCTGGCCGTTTTCGCCAGTGACACCCCTGTTTACCGCGAGAAAACCGAAAAAGGTGCGACGCTGGTTCGGGTGGCAGAAAGCCATCTGCGATTTGGTCACTTTGAATACTTGTTTTATACCCAGCGCCATGATGACCTGAAGCTACTGGCAGATTACCTGATCAAACACCACTTCCCAGACTTACGGGTACATACCTCCCCTTATGCAGCCATGTTTCAGCGCATTGTCGATTTAACCGCTGTCCTGATTGCCGACTGGCAGGCTGTCGGGTTCGCTCATGGCGTGATGAATACCGACAATATGTCGGTCCTGGGGCTGACGTTTGATTACGGCCCTTACGGATTTCTGGATGACTATGTCCCGGGATTTATCTGTAACCATTCGGATTACACAGGCCGATACGCTTTTAATCAACAACCATCGATTGCAATGTGGAACTTATCTGCACTGGGCTATGCGCTCACGCCATTGCTGGATAAAGAAGCGATCGACACAGCCCTGCACAGTTATCAATCCAGACTCCAGCAGGAATACAGCATTCGTATGCGAAACAAGCTGGGACTGATGGCGCGACATGAATCAGACAGCGGCCTGTTCAGCCAGATGTTTGACTTACTGGCCAGTCAGTCCGTTGACTACACCTTGTTTTTCAGAACACTGACGGGCATTCCGGCTGAAGCGCTTTCTGAAAGCGCTCCTGCATTTTCGGAACTTGTTTCGGACCTGTCTCCGCTGCAAACCTGGCTGAACACTTATGCCAAACGACTGACCCTTGAAACTCAGGAAGACAGCGCGCGTCAGAGACTGATGCAAATGCACAATCCAAAATTTATTCTGCGAAATTACCTGGCACAGCAAGCCATTGAGCGAGCGGAAAACGGCGATCACCAGATGGTTGAAGATCTGCTACACGTACTCGCCAATCCTTATGACGAGCATCCGCAATTCAGTCATCTTGCTGTCAAGCCCCCCCAATGGGGAAAAACACTGGAAATCAGTTGTTCTTCATAA
- a CDS encoding putative PEP-binding protein, which yields MEGSQTQLTQAETWGIASTCAQLNVPTAEAAKIGLVALEGLFQEVGIDFTAFCCPDTPNAQQQADLNRIKNNQSATEERVDRLVAALSDFAQKHIAAGITQPVLQLKLSGAEIMEPSVLAEDNPMMGLRGVSRYLHPAWREIFALQCRIVKRLRHVTGDLPLAIVVPFIRTYSDAASVHDLLAEHGLFRGKSGLQVYFMCDLPANALMADKFLHYFDGMVVDMPQLASFTLATDPDNQALDYAVHDHDAVLFQAQHALKMSRAVSKPCTLLISESVRQSAKCQRWLQERDVSRLLQG from the coding sequence ATGGAAGGCTCGCAAACACAGTTAACACAGGCTGAAACATGGGGGATTGCTTCAACTTGTGCCCAATTAAACGTGCCGACCGCTGAAGCTGCAAAGATTGGTCTGGTTGCGCTGGAGGGGTTGTTTCAGGAGGTTGGTATCGATTTTACGGCGTTTTGCTGCCCCGATACCCCGAATGCGCAGCAACAGGCAGATTTGAACCGGATAAAAAACAATCAGTCAGCAACGGAGGAGCGGGTGGATAGGCTCGTGGCTGCCCTGTCTGATTTTGCGCAAAAGCATATTGCTGCCGGGATCACTCAACCGGTTCTTCAGCTCAAGTTGAGCGGGGCAGAAATTATGGAACCGTCTGTTCTGGCTGAAGATAATCCCATGATGGGCCTGCGGGGTGTGTCTCGTTATCTCCATCCGGCCTGGCGTGAAATCTTTGCTTTGCAATGCCGGATCGTGAAACGTCTCCGGCATGTGACCGGGGATTTGCCACTGGCTATTGTTGTGCCTTTTATCCGGACATACAGTGATGCGGCTTCTGTCCATGACTTGCTGGCCGAGCATGGATTGTTCCGGGGAAAATCGGGGCTGCAGGTGTATTTTATGTGTGATTTACCCGCCAATGCACTGATGGCAGATAAGTTCCTGCATTATTTTGATGGCATGGTTGTGGATATGCCGCAGCTGGCCAGTTTTACACTGGCGACTGATCCGGATAATCAGGCGCTGGATTATGCTGTTCACGATCATGATGCCGTGTTATTTCAGGCTCAGCATGCGCTGAAAATGAGCCGGGCAGTCAGTAAACCCTGCACCTTGCTCATCAGTGAATCTGTACGCCAGTCGGCAAAATGCCAGCGCTGGCTTCAGGAGCGGGATGTCTCCCGGCTATTGCAGGGTTAG
- a CDS encoding 3-deoxy-7-phosphoheptulonate synthase — translation MPRKTDELRTVSLGRMPTPDEVEAAHPITDAIADHVDQSRLDIENILTGKDQRLLVIVGPCSVHDPEAALDYAQRLLVLKQQYQDQLCIVMRTYFEKPRTVVGWKGLVSDPHLDGSLDLVAGLYKARKLLLDINQMGMPTATEFLDMITGQYIADLISWGAIGARTTESQIHREMASALSCPVGFKNGTDGNVKIAIDAIRATRVPHVFCSPAKNGDMTIYKTAGNPHGHIILRGGKMPNYHAEDIQAACTALADVDLPTRLVVDFSHGNCQKQHQRQLDVAADICRQIMDGSLSIAGIMAESFLVEGNQSLEEGLQHGLTYGQSITDPCLSWEDTVDMIKMLASAVKTQQAR, via the coding sequence ATGCCAAGAAAAACCGATGAACTTCGCACTGTGAGTCTGGGTCGGATGCCCACCCCGGATGAAGTCGAAGCCGCGCACCCCATAACAGATGCCATTGCCGATCACGTTGATCAATCCCGCCTCGACATCGAAAACATTCTGACCGGAAAAGACCAGCGACTGCTTGTCATCGTCGGCCCCTGCTCTGTTCACGATCCGGAAGCAGCTCTGGACTATGCACAACGTTTACTGGTGCTGAAACAGCAATATCAGGATCAGCTTTGCATTGTCATGCGCACCTATTTCGAAAAACCACGGACTGTGGTCGGCTGGAAAGGTCTGGTCTCAGATCCCCATCTGGATGGTAGTCTGGATTTAGTTGCTGGCTTATATAAAGCCCGAAAACTTCTGCTCGATATCAACCAAATGGGCATGCCCACGGCAACTGAATTTTTAGATATGATCACCGGCCAGTATATTGCAGATCTGATCAGTTGGGGGGCGATTGGTGCCCGAACCACAGAATCACAGATTCACCGTGAAATGGCCTCAGCCTTGTCTTGCCCGGTTGGCTTTAAAAACGGCACCGACGGGAACGTGAAAATCGCCATTGATGCCATTCGGGCAACCCGGGTTCCGCACGTTTTCTGCTCCCCGGCCAAAAATGGTGACATGACTATCTACAAAACGGCGGGCAACCCGCATGGCCATATCATCCTCCGTGGCGGAAAAATGCCAAACTATCATGCGGAAGATATTCAAGCAGCCTGCACGGCACTGGCAGATGTCGATTTACCGACCCGTCTTGTGGTCGATTTCAGCCATGGGAACTGCCAGAAACAACATCAGCGTCAGTTGGATGTCGCCGCCGATATCTGCCGCCAGATCATGGATGGCAGCCTGTCTATTGCGGGAATCATGGCAGAAAGTTTTCTCGTGGAAGGCAACCAGTCTCTGGAAGAGGGATTGCAGCATGGCCTGACATACGGACAGTCCATCACGGATCCCTGCCTGAGCTGGGAAGACACTGTCGATATGATTAAAATGCTGGCATCTGCCGTAAAAACCCAGCAAGCGCGCTGA
- a CDS encoding YajQ family cyclic di-GMP-binding protein, producing the protein MPSFDIISEVDTVELKNAVDNSNRELDTRFDFRNVEASFSLNKEVVKISAEAEFQVLQMRDILRANLAKRGVDARAMEPKEIVHSGKTFSQDAVFKQGIDTPIAKQIVKLIKDSKIKVQASIQGEQVRVTGKKRDDLQAVMALIRNSEELDKPFQFDNFRD; encoded by the coding sequence ATGCCTTCTTTTGATATCATCTCTGAAGTCGATACTGTGGAATTGAAAAATGCAGTCGACAACAGCAACCGTGAACTGGATACCCGGTTTGATTTTCGGAACGTTGAAGCGTCTTTCAGTCTGAATAAAGAGGTTGTTAAAATCTCTGCAGAAGCTGAATTTCAGGTCCTGCAAATGCGTGACATCCTTCGTGCGAACCTCGCCAAACGTGGCGTAGATGCACGTGCCATGGAGCCTAAAGAAATTGTGCATTCCGGCAAAACCTTTTCTCAGGATGCCGTGTTTAAGCAAGGGATCGATACCCCCATTGCGAAACAAATCGTCAAGCTGATCAAAGACTCCAAGATCAAAGTGCAAGCATCCATTCAGGGTGAGCAAGTTCGTGTCACCGGGAAAAAGCGTGATGATCTTCAGGCTGTGATGGCTTTGATCCGAAATTCTGAAGAACTGGACAAACCTTTCCAGTTCGACAATTTCCGCGATTAA